A window of the Oryza brachyantha chromosome 5, ObraRS2, whole genome shotgun sequence genome harbors these coding sequences:
- the LOC102706943 gene encoding polygalacturonase inhibitor 1-like, whose translation MARAIGLLLLLAHVLSMAAAATRYPRCNAGDRAALLAVRAAFNNASYFQSWTPDIACCHWYGVDCGGDDYDYDPSDDDRVLSLAIIRDDNVTGAIPAEAIAGLTSLRGLMFFKVPGVTGPIPEALANIPGLTDLTISRTGVSGPVPSFIGDKLTALQSLVLSFNSLTGAIPPNLGNLPSLTYIDISRNQLAGAIPPLLLSKAGRKNQTAVSLKLSHNNLTGTIPAEFGAVNFMEIDLSRNQLTGDASMLFGEGKEELDGVYLSRNALSFDMSQLQLPRQLGSLDVSHNFVYGTIPAKAAQLEMLNVSYNRLCGAVPTGGNMASFDAYCFQHNKCLCGAPLAPCNHSH comes from the coding sequence ATGGCGCGCGCCATCgggctgctgctcctgctcgcCCACGTGCtgtccatggcggcggcggccacccgGTATCCGCGCTGCAACGCCGGCGaccgcgccgccctcctcgccgtcaGGGCGGCCTTCAACAACGCCTCCTACTTCCAGTCCTGGACGCCCGACATCGCCTGCTGCCACTGGTACGGCGTcgactgcggcggcgacgactacGACTACGACCcctccgacgacgaccgcgTCCTCAGCCTCGCCATCATCCGCGACGACAACGTCACCGGCGCCATACCCGCCGAAGCCATCGCCGGCCTCACCAGCCTCCGGGGGCTCATGTTCTTCAAGGTCCCCGGCGTCACCGGCCCCATCCCCGAGGCGCTCGCCAACATCCCCGGCCTCACGGACCTCACCATCTCCCGCACCGGCGTCTCCGGCCCCGTCCCATCCTTCATCGGCGACAAGCTCACCGCCCTCCAGTCTCTGGTCCTCTCCTTCAACTCGCTCACCGGCGCCATCCCGCCCAACCTCGGCAACCTCCCCAGCCTTACCTACATCGACATCAGCCGCAACCAGCTCGCCGGGGCCATCCCACCGCTGCTGCTCAGCAAGGCCGGCCGGAAGAACCAGACGGCGGTGTCCCTCAAGCTCTCCCACAACAACCTGACGGGGACCATTCCGGCGGAGTTCGGCGCCGTCAACTTCATGGAGATCGACCTGTCGCGCAACCAGCTGACCGGCGACGCGTCGATGCTGTTcggggaggggaaggaggagctCGACGGCGTGTACCTGTCGCGCAACGCCCTGAGCTTCGACATGtcgcagctgcagctgccgcGCCAGCTGGGGTCTCTGGACGTCAGCCACAACTTCGTCTACGGCACCATTCCGGCGAAGGCGGCGCAGCTGGAGATGCTCAACGTCAGCTACAACCGGCTCTGCGGCGcggtgcccaccggcggcaACATGGCCAGCTTCGACGCCTATTGCTTCCAGCACAACAAGTGCCTCTGCGGCGCCCCGCTTGCTCCATGCAACCATTCACATTAA
- the LOC102709739 gene encoding polygalacturonase inhibitor-like produces MRSSVVVAAAVVLLLAAHAVSAATKKKDCNAGDKAALLAIKSALGDPYHFASWTPDNPCCDWYDVDCDDSTGRVVGLSVFQDANLTGTIPDAVANLTRLRTLVWHHLPNLSGPIPPALAKLSRLSMLIISWTAVSGPVPSFLGALKSLTLLDLSFNSLTGAIPPSLAALPYLSSVDISRNRLSGTLPPALFSKLNGSQGAYLRLSRNNLTGGIPGEYGGVRFEQMDLSRNALSFNMTGLRLREGEGWLSLELSHNMMYGSVPAQVAGMANLHYLNVSYNRLCGELPAGAARFDQYSFLHNKCLCGPPLLAACN; encoded by the coding sequence ATGCGCTCCTCcgtcgtcgttgccgccgccgtcgtgctgcTCCTCGCGGCCCACGCCGTGTCCGCCGCCACGAAGAAGAAGGACTGCAACGCCGGCGACAAGGCGGCGCTGCTCGCCATCAAGTCGGCCCTCGGCGACCCCTACCACTTCGCCTCCTGGACGCCCGACAACCCCTGCTGCGACTGGTACGACGTCGACTGCGACGACTCCACCGGCCGCGTCGTCGGCCTCTCCGTCTTCCAGGACGCCAACCTCACCGGCACCAtccccgacgccgtcgccaaccTCACCCGCCTCCGCACCCTCGTCTGGCACCACCTCCCCAACCTCTCCGGCCCCATCCCGCCGGCGCTCGCCAAGCTCTCCAGGCTGTCCATGCTCATCATCTCCTGGACGGCCGTCTCCGGCCCCGtcccctccttcctcggcGCGCTCAAGAGCCTCACCCTGCTCGACCTCTCCTTCAACTCCCTCACCGGCGCCAtcccgccgtcgctcgccgcgctccCCTACCTGTCCAGCGTCGACATCAGCCGCAACCGCCTGAGCGGCACCCTGCCGCCGGCGCTCTTCAGCAAGCTCAACGGCAGCCAGGGAGCCTACCTGCGGCTGTCGCGGAACAACCTGACCGGCGGCATCCCGGGCGAGTACGGCGGCGTGAGGTTCGAGCAGATGGACCTGTCGCGCAACGCGCTGAGCTTCAACATGACCGGGCTGCGGCTGCGGGAAGGGGAGGGATGGCTGTCGCTGGAGCTGAGCCACAACATGATGTACGGGAGCGTGCCGGCGCAGGTCGCCGGGATGGCCAACCTGCACTACCTCAACGTGAGCTACAACCGCCTCTGCGGCGAGCtgcccgccggcgcggcgaggttCGACCAGTACTCCTTCCTCCACAACAAGTGCCTCTGCGGACCGCCGCTTCTCGCTGCCTGCAactga
- the LOC102710020 gene encoding eukaryotic translation initiation factor 3 subunit F, whose translation MAAPEGPVLLFPSTSSASARVEAVVVFNICDSYVRRPDQAERVIGTLLGSVLPDGTVHVRNCYVVPHSESADQVALDIEYHHNMYASHHKVNPKEVIVGWFSTGFGVSGGSTLIHDFYSREVQSPIHLTVDTGFTRGDASIKAYISSNLSLGDRHLAAQFQEIPLDLRMLEAGKVGFDILKSTIVEKLPNDLEGMESSMEKLYVLIDEIYKYVDDVVEGRVAPDNKIGRFIADTVASMPKLSPAAFDKLFNDRIQDNLALVYLSSITRTQISIAEKLNTAAQIL comes from the exons ATGGCCGCGCCGGAGGGCCCCGTGCTGCTCTTCCCCTCCACCTCGTCGGCGTCCGCCCGTGTGGAGGCTGTCGTCGTCTTCAACATCTGCGACAGCTACGTGCGCCGCCCCGACCAGGCCGAGCGCGTCATTGGCACCCTCCTCGGCTCCGTCCTCCCCGACGGCACCGTCCATGTCCGCAACTGCTACGTCGTCCCCCACAGCGAGTCCGCCGACCAG GTTGCTCTGGACATCGAGTACCACCACAACATGTACGCCTCGCACCACAAGGTCAACCCCAAGGAAGTCATCGTTGGATG GTTCTCGACCGGCTTTGGTGTTTCAGGGGGGAGTACACTTATCCATGATTTTTACTCAAGAGAAGTACAGAGCCCCATTCATCTCACTGTTGACACTGGGTTTACAAGGGGGGATGCTTCTATCAAAGCCTATATCTCATCCAACCTGTCTCTTGGAGACAGGCACCTTGCTGCTCAGTTCCAAGAAATTCCCCTTGATCTAAGGATGCTTGAAGCAGGAAAAGTTGGAT TTGACATCCTGAAATCTACAATTGTGGAGAAACTCCCCAATGATCTGGAAGGAATGGAATCCTCCATGGAAAAGCTATATGTACTCATTGACGAGATCTACAAATATGTTGATGATGTTGTC GAGGGACGTGTAGCACCGGACAACAAAATTGGGAGATTCATCGCTGACACTGTTGCTTCGATGCCTAAATTGTCACCAGCTGCTTTTGACAAGCTTTTCAATGACAGGATCCAG GATAATCTTGCACTGGTGTACCTATCAAGCATCACAAGGACACAGATCAGCATAGCCGAGAAGTTGAACACCGCTGCCCAAATCCTGTAA
- the LOC102706659 gene encoding polygalacturonase inhibitor-like produces the protein MVMTMDVKLMVVVLLLLLCSAVALQKCDEDDEAALLAMSDALGKPPYHSYDVGCDQDSGRVVSLSVFQDANLTGAIPDAIANLTHLRTLVLRHLPNLSGAIPDSLAALTGLSQLTISWTAVSGPVPSFLAGLTSLTLLDLSFNSLTGVIPASLGALANLSAINLSRNRLAGAIPAGLFANLQQQEAYLRLSHNNLSGSVPADLAEVRLAVVDVSRNALSGDATAVLARAKYVDLSRNGFSFNMSGVVLAEEAYYVDVSHNGIRGGIPAQVANLTGLRTFNVSYNRLCGAIPNMASSSFDAFCFHHNKCLCGAPLPTPCPP, from the coding sequence ATGGTGATGACGATGGATGTGAAGCTTATGGTtgttgtgctgctgctgctcctctgCTCCGCCGTCGCGTTGCAGAAAtgcgacgaggacgacgaggcggcgctTCTGGCCATGAGCGACGCGCTGGGCAAGCCCCCCTACCACTCGTACGACGTCGGCTGCGACCAAGACTCCGGCCGCGTCGTCTCCCTCTCCGTCTTCCAGGACGCCAACCTCACCGGCGCCATCCCCGACGCCATCGCCAACCTCACCCACCTCCGCACCCTCGTCCTGCGCCACCTCCCCAACCTCTCCGGCGCCATCCCCGACTCCCTCGCCGCGCTCACCGGCCTCTCCCAGCTCACCATCTCCTGGACCGCCGTCTCCGGCCCCgtcccctccttcctcgccgGCCTCACCTCGCTCACGCTGCTCGACCTCTCCTTCAACTCCCTCACCGGCGTCATCCCCGCCTCCCTCGGCGCGCTCGCCAACCTGTCCGCCATCAACCTGAGCCGcaaccgcctcgccggcgccatcccGGCGGGGCTCTTCGCCAacctgcagcagcaggaggcgtACCTCCGGCTGTCGCACAACAACCTGTCGGGGAGCGTGCCGGCGGACCTGGCGGAGGTGAGGCTGGCGGTGGTGGACGTGTCGCGCAACGCGCTgagcggcgacgcgacggcggtgCTGGCGCGGGCCAAGTACGTGGACCTGTCGCGCAACGGGTTCAGCTTCAACATGTCCGGCGTGGTGCTGGCGGAGGAGGCGTACTACGTGGACGTGAGCCACAACGGCATCCGCGGCGGCATCCCGGCGCAGGTGGCCAACCTCACCGGCCTCCGCACCTTCAACGTCAGCTACAACCGCCTCTGCGGCGCCATTCCCAacatggcctcctcctccttcgacGCCTTCTGCTTCCACCACAACAAGTGCCTCTGCGGCGCTCCTCTCCCTACACCCTGCCCTCCATAG
- the LOC102707216 gene encoding E3 ubiquitin-protein ligase CHIP-like: protein MDMAADGVARQAELRRIEGNACFNKARIGAAIDCYTEAIALRPDVAVYWLNRGLCHFKRKDWPKVEEDSRKALALDATLVKGHYLLGCALLEKEQCALAIKEFDRALDLLRSSNLKDKMVEDIWQVLAKAKYIDWEIHSTERVWKMQSLKEACENALQEHHFLSGTLVGDGATSEYSDQLKLLSEVFTKATIDDTPTDVPDYLCCQITFEIFRDPVITPSGITYEKSILLEHLRKVGNFDPVTREPLKEHQLVPNLAIKAAVQAYLKDHSWAYKLN from the exons ATGGATATGGCGGCGGATGGCGTGGCGAGGCAAGCGGAGCTCCGGCGGATCGAGGGCAACGCCTGCTTCAACAAGGCTCGCATCGGCGCCGCCATCGACTGCTACACCGAG GCCATCGCTCTTCGCCCCGACGTCGCCGTCTACTGGCTCAACCGGGGCCTCTGCCATTTCAAGCGCAA GGATTGGCCCAAGGTGGAAGAGGATAGCAGGAAAGCTCTTGCGCTTGATGCCACTCTCGTCAAG GGTCACTATTTACTCGGATGTGCGCTGCTTGAGAAGGAACAATGTGCTCTTGCTATCAAGGAATTCGACAGG GCTTTGGATCTTCTGAGGTCTTCAAATTTGAAGGACAAAATGGTGGAGGACATTTGGCAGGTTCTTGCTAAGGCAAAATACATAGATTGGGAAATACACTCGACTGAGAGAGTTTGGAAGATGCAAAGTTTAAA GGAAGCATGTGAAAATGCTCTCCAGGAGCATCACTTTCTTAGCGGCACACTTGTGGGAGATGGGGCAACCAGTGAGTACTCAGACCAACTGAAATTGTTATCAGAAGTCTTCACCAAAGCTACCATTGACGATACACCAACAGAT GTGCCTGACTACCTTTGCTGCCAAATAACCTTTGAGATTTTTAGAGATCCAGTGATCACACCCAGTGGTATAACGTATGAGAAGTCCATACTTCTGGAACATCTTCGCAAG GTGGGCAATTTCGACCCAGTGACACGAGAGCCTCTGAAAGAGCATCAGTTGGTTCCTAACCTAGCCATCAAGGCGGCAGTTCAAGCTTACCTCAAGGATCACAGTTGGGCCTACAAGTTGAACTGA